Sequence from the Deltaproteobacteria bacterium PRO3 genome:
TTTTCATGATGAACCCTTGCAAGGAAAAAGATGGGGACAGAGGTCGATCCGGCTGAGCCGCTCCTATCGGGCGATTTATGAAACGAAGTTCGACGGGCAAATCGAGTGCATTCAAATCCAAGAGGTCGGCAAGCATGACTACTAGGAAAAAAAGCCAAGCCGGAAAGGTGTTGGAAAAATACACCGGCGGCCCGCTCACCTTGGGACGCTTCCTCGCCTCGATTCGCAAGGGCGAAGAAATGGGACTTGAGGAATTCGGAAAGCTACTGGGAATCTCCAAGTCGCATCTTTCCGACATCGAAAACGGCCGGAAGCTCGTCAGCGCGGCCTTAGCGGCTCAATATGCCAAAAAGTTGGGATATTCCGAAAAGCAATTTATTCGCCTGACCCTCCAAGACAGCCTGAACCGGCAAGGCCTCGAGAGGTACCGGGTCGGCATCGAGGCCTCTTGACGACGAGGGCGGCTCAAGGCGACGCGCTCCGGAGCGAGGCCGTTCTAGCCGCGCGCGGCGGCGCCGGCAGCTCCTCGGCCGGCGCAGTCGGACGCGGCCAAGGCAGCACCGGCAGACTGCGCGCTGGACGCGTCATGTCCCGCAGGCGCCAGGTCAGGCTGCGCACCTCGCCGGTGAAGTGTATCAAATCCGGCAAGGTCCCCGCGTAGGAAACTCCCACTTCCGGCCGGCCCCCGGCTGGAAGGGTCATCTGCCCCCATTCGGGGATGCGATTCTTCGCCATCGTGATCCGGTCGTGGCCGTCCAAGCGCGGACCTGCCCGGCCCGCGGCGAGCTCGGCGGTCGGAATGGCCTCTGCGGCGGGCGAGACCAGCACCACCCCCTGCCCCAACTTGCCCCGCACCAACTCGAGATAGCGCTGCGAGAGCCCCCGCGCCTGGTCGAAAAATCCCAAACTCAAGGAAAGGCCTCCCTTCGGCAGGCGGACGGCGAGATTTTCGTCCAAGACCCGACGTGGCGGATCGAAGCGCTGGCGCTGGAGGGGATTGGTATGCGTGAAGGCCCCCGCGACGTAGGCGTCGAAGGGATACAAAAGCAAGGGCGCCTCGGCCAAGAAATCCCACTCCGCTCCCAGAGATCGAACCTCGAAGCCCTGCCGGCGATGGGCCTCGATGTTTTGCAGAAAATGGACGCGGGCCTCGGGCGAGGCCTGGGCGACCAAGCTCTCCAAGTAGACGAGGGCGGGACGCGTCGGTGCGGCTTGATAGAGCGCGCCGGGATTTTGCAGCCGCTGATGCGGGTCCTCGCCCGCGACCCGCGAGAGATAACGCGCCAGGGTCATCGCATCGCGCGGCGCGCGAGCCATGACCCCCACCCGGTCGAGGAAGGTCGCGAAGGGAACCATGTTCCGGGTCGAGATCACGCCGGCAGGCGGCACGAAGCCGAAGACCCCCACCGCTCCCGCCGGCGCCGAGATCGATCCCCCAGTGTCGGTGCCGATGCCCACCGTGATCGGCAGGTCGTCTCGGCCCACCACATGGGCGGTCGCCGAGGAGGAACCCGCCGGATCCAAACCCGGCCGCCGCGGGTGCGGCACGTAGCCGAAACCCGCATGCTGCCCCGAGCCTCCGCTGGCCGCCGCCACCATCCCAACCGGGACGGGAATCGCGCCCAGCTCGAGTAAGGCCGCGACCACCGGGCTCGCCTCGACGCCCGCCACCCTCGCCGTCTTGCTGCCCAGCTGCATCCGCCCGTCGGCGCCGGGAAACAGATCCTTCACCGCGACCAAAACGCCCTCCAAAGGACGCGCCCGGCCCTGCTCGAAACGGCGCTGGCTCTCCTCCGCCAATCGGAACAGCCTGTCGCTCAGCGGTCCGCGATCGAGGGGGCGAGGGAAGATCGCCCCGTCCCGCGCGGCCGGGTGCTCGACCAAGGCACGCAGGGCGCCGACGGGAGACAATTTCCCTTCCGCATAAGCCGAACGGATCCCGGCCAAGTCGTAGCCGGCCAACGCGGATCGTTGCTCCGCCGTGACCCACCGCGCCCCTGCGGAGAAATGAACGGGCGGGGGCGGTTCCGGCAGGACGGCGCCGGCGGCGCCGAAGACCTCGTGGATCTCGCCGCGCCCCTGCGAAAAGGAAAGCGGGCTCAGCTTTTGCGCCCGGCGCAGCAGGCGCTCGACTTGAAGGAGGTCCACGTTGGCCTGACGGATGAAGGCCCGCTCCGCCGCCGGTGACAAGGGAGGGACGCTGCGACGCAAGCGCTCCAGGACGATTTGGCGAAGAGAAGGATCTTGGTAGTGCCGCTCCGTCAACTCCTGACTGAGTGCCGGTCCCAAATTAAAATCCCGATGGCCGCGTCCGGCGCGGTACAAGTGCACCGTCACGGCGGGCGAGACGTCCAAAGCCAGACCCAAGAGAAGCGAGGCAAAACCGGGAGGTGGGCTCGTCTCGCCGCCCCGGGTTCCCGCGAAATATCGCTCCATCCCCAAACCGAAGCGCCCCAGTCCGACCGCCGCGGATCCGTAGAGCAAGGCGCGGGAAGTCCACAGCCCACCGTGGCTCAGCAGGCCGCGCTGCCAGGCGCTCAGTCCCGGCTGCGAGCGGGCGAATTGAATCCAAATCTCGGGGTCGTTCACCGCGCGCCGCACGGCATCGGCCCGCATCGCAGCGACCGCGCTCGCCTCGCTGCGCCCGAAGCCTTGGGCCAGGGCCGCTTCCCGACCGCTCACGAAGGTCCTGGCGCCCATGCCGAAACTGGCCGCACCGACTCCAATCCCCAAGGCCCCGATCGCGAAGCCCGAGACGGTCAAGACGTCCTCGAAGGTCGAATGGGCCCGTCCGTCCTCGTTTCCGAACAGCAAACGCCCGCCGGCAGCCCAGGCCTCCGGCGCCTGGCGGATCAGCAGGTAGCCTCCGGAGGCCAGCAGGGTGCCGGCCACTCCGGGATGGGAAAGGACTCGCACGCCGCCCGCGGCCAAAGGCCGCAAGGGGCGCAGATAAGAACAAAAGATCGTCGCCAGGCCCAAGACCGCGCCCGCATGACTGACGCCCCCCGCGGCGTAATCGAGGCCCTGCGTGCCCAACAGGAACTCGGCGCGATCGCCGAAGCCGCCTCGACCGGACATCGCGTCGAGCCGCGCCCTGGCGCGGCGGCCCTGGGGGCGATCCCCCGCCGTCGAGTCCAGCAGCGCGTAGGCCGCCGCAGATTCTTGAATTCTTCCCTCGCGCTCCAGACGCCGGGCTGCGGCGAAAAAACCTTCGAGAAACAAGTCGAGGTCCGCCTCCGCGCCGAGGGAGAGGAATTCCCGCACCGTCCCACTCCCCAGTCTTCGGCTCATGCGATCGCGCAGACTGGCGGGGAGATCCTCGACCGCCGCGGAGAGCGATCTCTCGTGCAGTTTTCGTTGCAAGTCTAAGCCGGGGACTTGGGTGTCGAGCCATGCGGCGACGAGGCGGCGGGACTCAATACCGGGACTCGGGACCCGGGGCAGGCTTTCCGGCAAAAGCAGCCCCGCGGGAAGCAATGGGATGAAAGGACGACGTTGCGATACGGGCGGAGACAAGGCATACCCCAGGTTTAAAATTCCACACGGCACGCCTCCCTCGACGAAGGACCCGCTCCTCGAATCGGGATCCCTCGCGAAATATACAATCCAATATTCATGCCAGAGATCATCTCTCGGAAAATCAGGCTCTTAGCAGGCGCCCGGAAACGCCGTCCCGGCGCGGATTTAAGCGATTGGGTAGAAAGTGGGCAATCGAGCGGGCGCCGCGTTCAGACGTAGCCCAAGGCGTGGATGATCTTGAAATGCGCCGCGCGATAGCCGGGGATCAAGGAAGACAGCAGGGTCGACCCCATCGAGATGGCGAAGGTCTGCAGATAAATCTCCGGGCTCAACGAGATGGTGCAGATATAGACCCCCGAGGCCTGCGGTGGCTGCATGGGGATCCCAACGGCGGACAAGAGGTAACCGACCCCGGTCGCGAACAAGAGGCCGAGGCAGGAACCCAGGAGACCCAGGATCGAGGTCTCCAAAAAGATCATCCCGAAGATGACGCCTCGGCTGTTACCCATGGCCATCATCGTGCCGAATTCCCGCATCCGTTCGGAGAGTATCATGTTGGTGGTGTTCGCGACGCTGAAGAAGAAGATGGTGCACATGATCAGCTGGATGGTCATGTATATCTGCCGGAGCAGATCCTTGCTCTGCCGGTAATACTGTCCTTGCTCCACCCAGGTATACAGCTCCGCGGCCACTCCCCTGCCCTTCAGCGCCCCCTCCAGCTCCGCTTTGGCCGTCTCGGTATCGGCGGTATCCTCGAGAATGACCAAGAGACTGTGGATTTGATTGGGCAGGCCCAGAATATCCTGAGCGGTCTTCAAATTCATCTTCATGGAACGGTCGTCAAAGTCCTTGATGAAGGTCTCGAAGACCCCGCGGACCCGCAGTTCCGCGCCGTCCAAGGCGCCGGCCTTCCGGGCGGTCAAGAAATTGAGGGCGTCGCCGACCTTGAGCCCCAGAGACTGCAACAGCCCCCTCCCGACGACCACGCCGTAGGGATCCGACGCATCGAGATCGCTGCCCTCGACGATGTTCGTGGAGGCCACGTTGCGATGCGAGGTCTGAAACTGCCCCATGCGCTTCTCCAGAATGGGATCGACGCCCAGGGCCAAGACCGCGATGCCGGTCTCGCCGGTACTGGCCATGCCCTGGAGCTTCAAGCGCGGCACCGCATAGGAGACCCGGGGGTTGGCGCTTAAAATCTCACGGATCGGCTTGTCGTCCTCGATCAGGAAATCCAGCGGCGCGCGGGTCCCGTGAAGGTGATAGCCTTTGGCGTTGATCTGGATATGGCCGGTCTGACTATGGATAAACACCTCTCCGAAGCCCTCGATCATATTTTGGAAAAATCCGCCGACCACGACCAGCCCGGAGCAGCCTAGGACGAGGATGGAAAGGGTAAGGAGGGCCCGGCGCTTGTTCCGGAAGATGTTCCTCCAGGCGATCATCAAAAGCATGGTGAATTTTCTCATGGCCTGAGCTCCTTCACGTCCTGGACCTTGCACCGGCTCCGGATGGAATCGGCGAGGTTCTGACGCTTGAGTTTCAAGGACGCGGTTCGCGGAAATTCCTCACTCCAAAGCAGATACGACGATACCCGCTGGTATGGGGGGATGCCCCGGTTCCATGTCATGAGGGCGGCGGGGACTCGACCGTTTTGGACGCTCTCCTTGGGTCGCAGCACCATCAAGAGCTGGTCGCGGCCCAAGGGTTGATCCGGCCACAGGTAGCTCTTGGAAAAGACGCAGAACTCCTCGCACTCCTGAAGCCCGGCGAAATGACGCTCGACGTCCTCGGGGTAGATGTTCTTGCCGCCCTCGGTGACGATCATGTTCTTGATGCGCCCGACGATCTTCAAGGTATCCCCGCCCTCGAGGATGCCGAGATCTCCCGTCCGTAGCCAGCCGTCGACGAGGGTTTCGGCGGTCAGCCCGGGATCTTTCCAATAGCCCTTCATTACGGAGGGCCCCTTCACCCAGATCTCGCCGACCCCGCGCTCGTCCGGATTTTCAATCCGAACCCGCGTCAAATGAAGCACCCTTCCTACGTTGTCGCTGGAATACCTCCCCCAGGTCGGGGCGGAGACGGCAGTCCCGGCCTCGGTGAGGCCGTAGCCGATCCCGACGAAGAAGCCCAAATCGTAGAAGAACCGGGCGAGCCCGGGCTCGACGAAGGCGCCGCCGGTCATGATCAGGCGCAGGCAGCCGCCGAACTCGTCGTGGATCTTCGCCAGCAGGCGCTTGGAAATCCAATGCCGCGGACTTTTGGTCAGGCCGCGGTTGATCGCGACCAATCCGCGCAGGGCAAGCCGTTTCGACGCGGGGAGGGCCGTTAACTTCTCCTCCAACCTCGATTTGAGCATCGCCAGCAGCATGGGGACCATCGAGGCGGCCGTGATCCGGTATTTTTTAAAGGTGGGAAGCAGGTATTGCGGCCTCAGCGTCCGCTGATGGACCACTTGGGCGCCGACGTTCAGCGGGTAGAGAAACCCGAAGACAAAATCGATGGCATGATTGGTAGGAAGGAAGGAGAAATATCGGTCCTCGCTCCCCAAGCCGGTACGGAGGTGAAATTGCTCCAATTGGCTCAGGTAGTTCGCATGGGTCAGCATGCAGCCCTTCATGGCCCCG
This genomic interval carries:
- a CDS encoding helix-turn-helix domain-containing protein, which encodes MTTRKKSQAGKVLEKYTGGPLTLGRFLASIRKGEEMGLEEFGKLLGISKSHLSDIENGRKLVSAALAAQYAKKLGYSEKQFIRLTLQDSLNRQGLERYRVGIEAS
- a CDS encoding ABC transporter permease; translated protein: MRKFTMLLMIAWRNIFRNKRRALLTLSILVLGCSGLVVVGGFFQNMIEGFGEVFIHSQTGHIQINAKGYHLHGTRAPLDFLIEDDKPIREILSANPRVSYAVPRLKLQGMASTGETGIAVLALGVDPILEKRMGQFQTSHRNVASTNIVEGSDLDASDPYGVVVGRGLLQSLGLKVGDALNFLTARKAGALDGAELRVRGVFETFIKDFDDRSMKMNLKTAQDILGLPNQIHSLLVILEDTADTETAKAELEGALKGRGVAAELYTWVEQGQYYRQSKDLLRQIYMTIQLIMCTIFFFSVANTTNMILSERMREFGTMMAMGNSRGVIFGMIFLETSILGLLGSCLGLLFATGVGYLLSAVGIPMQPPQASGVYICTISLSPEIYLQTFAISMGSTLLSSLIPGYRAAHFKIIHALGYV